The Suricata suricatta isolate VVHF042 chromosome 16, meerkat_22Aug2017_6uvM2_HiC, whole genome shotgun sequence genome contains the following window.
agtagtttattgtcaaattagtttccatacaacacccagagttcttccccacaagtgccctcctccttcaccaccacctcttccgcccctcccccttcaaccctcagttcattttcagtattcgatagtctctcaagttttgcatccctctctctccccaactctctctccctcctccgctccccctggtcctccattaggtttcccctgttctcctgttagacctatgactgcaaacatatggtatctgtccttctccgcctgacttatttcgcttagcatgacaccctcgaggtccatccactttcctacaaatgaccagatttcattctttctcattgccatgtaatactgcACGTCAGCTTTTAGATTCTGCTTCTGCAAATTGCCTGTTCATAACTTTTACCCATTTTCCCATAAGGATGCccatcctttttcttattgattcacAGGTGCTTCTTACATATTATAGATGTTAGTCCCTCATACATTATGAATATTGCAAATGACCTctgccattcttttaaaaaattttttttctttttcaatgcttattcatttttgagagacagagagagacagaacgtgaataggggagggacagagtgagagagagagacacagaatctgaagcaggctccaggccccaagccatcagcacagagcccgacatgggattgaactcacgaactgcaagatcatgacctgagccgaagtccaatggttagctgactgaaccacccaggccctcGACCTCTCTCATTctgataaatgtctttttttttttcaaaaaaaatttttttttacatcttttatttatttttgagagacagagagagacagcatgagcaggggagggtcagagagagagggagacccagaatctgaagcaggctccaggctctgagctgtcagcacagagcccgacgcgaggctagaacccacaaacagtgagatcatgacctgagctgtagccagacgcttaaccaactgagccacccaggcgccccctgataaATGTCTTATTGGTCCATGTTAGTCTCCTTTTAATTCTGACATAATGAAACTAATTGATGTTCTGTTCTATGATCTGTACTTTCCAAGTCTTATGAAGTTGTTCTCTGTCACAAAGATTTGAAGATCATctccttgattttcttctttttacttttatatataagTGTATCTTTCACATACTGACCTTTAGTACATCTGGAGTCCACCTTTGTGTGTGGTGTTAGATATCTAGGTATATTTTTCTCCGCACATTGAGTCCGTTTTCCTGACACCATTGACTAAGCTCACCATCTTCCCCCCATTAATTTGGATTGCTATCTTGCCGTATTTTATGACTTCCCATATCGTCTATAATATTATATTGCGTTCTGaactctctcttctgtctcattGAGCCATTTGTCTACTCCTGCACTCACAccaccctttttaaaatttaaatttagatttaattttttaaaatgctacacTTACAAAAagacatgattttattttgcagcccctctggaaatcCGGCAGGACAAGAAGCTTATTTCTTGCACCACCACAGCCCTGCTCTGCTTACCACTTACACACCAGGCAGGAAACACACTGGTCCTCTCCACCCTTGACAGGAACCAATTGCAGACATCTGTCCCCTCCTGGTTCCGGAGCCAGGCTTCACACTGAAGGCATCTCCTCATTCAGGAAGAGAGAGTCGAGCCTGCCCAGGAAAATCTGCACAATGTCTTAGCTCAGGTTTTATTCCTAGAAACTTCATTTCTCCCATTAACCCCTCCGGATCAGCATCCCCAACACCAACCAGAGGAGCCAGGTGCTGGAGGTtctgttctgtctcttttcaaGTTCGGATGCTGGGAGTGTGCGCCTGGAGCAGGGGCTTACGCAAGTCGCCAAGAGTGCCGGCTTCCTTTTGCTTCTTGCAGTCATCTTTATCCTGTGGCTTTTGTCCCCGTGGTGCAAGGTGACTGATCCACCTCTGGGCATCCCCACTCCAGGTGGGAAGGGGATACGTTCCAAACATAACACCCCCCCCACTTttattagcaaaacaaaaacttcccAGGGAAACCCACCCACTAAGTTTCAGCTTACATCTTGCACTTAGAACCGGATCACATGGCCACCCACATGCAGGAGAACGTCTTTATCCAGATTACGTGCCACCCTGAGTAATAGTTGGGTTTGTGTGGTAATCCAACAGCTACATCTCAATTTTGCCCAGGCTGCCCTGTGCTGAGTCAGACAAGATCACAACACATCAATCTCTGCCTCCTGGCCCACACACCTCCCTTCTGATCTTCTGCTCACTCTTGAGCCTAAACCTGACCCAGAATGCTTCCAGGTTCAGCCATCGGGAAGAAGAAGCATGGGAACAGGGGAGAGGGTTGGGGCGTGCAGCACATTGCCTCTcctacacttttcttttttttttaatgtttttttttaaatttattttttgatacagaagagacagagcatgagaggaggagggtcagagagagggagacacagaatctgaaacaggctccaggctctgagctagctgtcagcacagagcccgacgtggggctcgaacccacgagcatgagatctgacctgagccgaagccggaggcttaaccgactgagtcacccaggcgcccccatcctaAACTTTTCACCATAGCTTTGGCAGATGTTAGATCAGCATTTTGCCTTTAAAACTgttgaagaggggcgcctgggtggctcaggcgattgggtgtctgactccagctcaggtcatgatctcacggttcatgggttcaagccccgcatcacgctctgtgctgacagctcacagtctggagcctgcttcagattctgggtctccctctctctctttctctctctctctctctctcttacaaaagtaaataaacatttaaaaagttttaaacttttgaagaaactggaaactacccaaggtccatttataggaaaaatgggtaaataaattggAGTACATTTACACAAAAGTATACAGTGCCATAATGAGGAGACGTCCACAACCATAGACAAAAATCTGGGATGAACCACACACATGTAAGACTGAGCAAAACAAGACAAGCACAAGATAATGCActgtgtggttttatttatatacatttattatattcccataaatctatataaatatatttatatttattcatacaaAGTTTATATGTGGGCTAAACATTGGATGGTGATAAAAGTCAGGAGGTCACTGCACTTGGCAGAGGGTAGTTCACTGCAAGGGGGCCCCTGGATCTTCTGGGGAGCAGTCATATCTTGCTGCTCCATCTCAGTGCTGGTTACAAGGATGTCTTCtgttttgtgaaaattcatcaagttTATAATACTTATGATAAGGGCACATCCCTGCTTGTACACTATCCTTCAACggaaagttaattttaaaatattgttaaaataaaataaaggggcgcctgggtggctcagtcggttaagcctctgacttcagctcaggtcagatctcacatttgtgggttcaagccccgcatcgggctctgtgctgacagctagctcagagcctggagcctgcttctggttctgtgtctccttctctctctgcccctccccctctcatgctctgtctctctctgtattaaaaataaataaaacattaaaaaaaactttaaaataaaataaaatattgttaaaaggaCAGCTATAACAGAGGCTCTTTACCCAccattcattttcctcttctttgataAAAGACTCTTCATTTTATTCAGGGAACAGTCCCTTTTCCCAAGCCTACGCTACCCAGGGGACGTTCTGGGTTCAGTCTGGGAAAATCAACCCTGATTGGTGCAAATCAAGCATGCAAATCCATTTCCTCTAGCCTGCATTGGCTTAGGAAAGGGCATGTGAGCCAATTTTGACCAATCAGAATGATGGGAATTCTGTTGGGGCGGTTTCTGGAAAGGCGGCACCCTTCCCTAAAAGATACTTGCTGTGGGggcactggtggctcagtcggttaagtgcctgactttagcgtaggtcatgatccacagtttgggggttcgagccctacatcgggctctgtgctgacagctcagagcttgcagcctgctttagattctgtgtctccctctctcttcacccctccctgttcatgctctctctctctctctcaaaaataaataagcattaaaaattaataaaagatgcTGCAGTCATTGATCTAGAGAAccaggagaagcagggagggagaagtGGAACTGGAGCCCTGACATTCCTTACCTGGATTTCTTGGTACACAAGGTTAAAACCCAACTATTAAAGACAGTATgaattttttcctcttgccaAGAGCAGGTCAACCAAGagcatcattttggaaaatacactCAAGATTGCCCCCAGGCTAGCATTCTGCTCTGTTCAACATTTTTCCCTCTGTTATTCCAACTTTGAACTATCTCTGCCACCTGCAATTATGTCACTATTGTTTGTCCCGATTTTGCACCACGGCACGCATCTTGGGCTTGCTTACAAGCGGTTGGGGCTGTCCCCTACATTCCTAGGCTCATCCCCCCTTCCGCCGTCTTCAGAACCAGCTTGTAGCATCTTCTCACCTCTCTCTTGTTCGGAttgcctccccccaaccccttctTTTAGGGCCCCTCCCAACATTCCTCTTtccctgagctctgtgctcaTTCTATTCATATCACTTACATGCTTATTATAGTACGTAATTTATTTGTCTATCTCTTTACTGTCTGTCTTCCCCTGTGGAAACGGGAGCTCTGTGAGGCAGgaatttgttctctgttttgCCTGTTGTGGAATCTCGGCATCTGGAAACTTCCTGGCACAAAATACCCACTCAGTCAGCACGAGTGGATCTCTGCTTCTTGCAGCTGAAATACGCCAACAGAGCAAACACAGTGGTGTGGACGGGAGAAGTGACTTGTTCCTGGCTGCCCGGTCGGTCATTCAATGAGTGGGGGACaccacacagagcccacttctccTCAGACACTTTATTTCTGGGACCAAATGTGGGTCACAGCTGCAGAGCAGGGACAGCCTCTGGGTCTGAGGAAGGAAGCACCAGGGACACTGAGGTGCACCCCCCACATTGGTCATTCTGGGACCCGTCTCTAGGACCTGAATGGAGAGACAGGGTCAGCCCACTGTTGGGGACGGGGGACCCTGATTCCAGGAGACttggaggggctggagagagTGAGGTGGTTAAGCCCTGTTAGGGAACAGGGGTCTGGAGGGAGGGTCATGGTCCCTGCAGGAGTGAGGACTGCAGGGTCCTGGGATGCCTCATGAGTTGGACTGGATGGTGTCCTGGATCCACTTGGTGAATTGGCAGAGGTTGGTGTAGACGCCGGGTCTGTTGGGCTGGGCACAGGGGAAGTCTCCCCAGGACACAAGGCCCTGTAGGGAGCCATTGCAAACCACAGGTCCCCCAGAATCACCCTGTGGAGCAGAAAGGTGctcacagagaggcagagatgtggggagatggagggagggagacacacaggccagagatagagacacagaggtGGAAAAAGTAGAGAGGTGaagaggcacaaagagagggagacataggtgagagagagagagagagagagagagagagagagagagagagagagagggagagggagaatgttaACATATCACTGTAAATTCAAAATTTAGAAGTTCTGTTTGCCCCTCTCTAGCCAACCGGTGTCTCCCTCACTGGGTCTCTCTGtccctatttctctttctctcttccagccTTTGATCACTGTATTTCTCCTACTGGGCACGCCTTCCCTTGCCCTCCTCACTCTTCGCCCGCCCCCTGACACCAATCCACCGAGGACTTACACCCCTCCCCTTGGCAGAGAGGCAATTCCCGGCCCCTGGGTGAGGCTTTCTCATCCTGGACAGCCCTGACATTGGGGCCAGATCATTCCTTGCTGTGGTGGCTGTCCTGTTTTTGCACGATCAGAATCCCTGACCTCTATGCACTAGACGCCAGtgaccccttcctccccagggcaCAGGGGTGACAAGCAAAAATATGGATAAGCATTGCCATGTGtcccctgggggcggggccggggtaGGCTGGTCACCACCTCTGCGGGCTGCCTGTGTTTAACTCCCCACAGCTCCAGACATGCCTCTCCTATAATACGACCACCGTCATTTCTTATGTGTGTTTATGCAAGATGCTGGTGTCCAGTATAAAGAAATCCGGAGCCTGGCTTCTTTCTTTGTTAGCAGACATGGTTTCAGGCAAAAGAGCCTGGCTGCCTGTGAGCCTCTAAATTTCAACTTTCTTGCAGattaatttttctcattgtattttgCTTAATATCCCTGCAGTTTCCTCTGAGAGATGGTTAGTTCAGTGCTCTGAGCTTGGTTCCTTGTTGGTAAAACGGAGCTACTAATAATGGCTAAGTGAGCTCGCTAATGAGCTGATGTGCATGAACAGCACGGAGGGGGGCCCTGAGATGAGCAGCCGTCATCACTGTCGTGTGAGTGTTGTTACTTTTTGCTCCTAGCGGCCACACCCGGACCCCACGCCAGTGTGAAAAGCTACCTGAGTTCTGCAGAATGAAAACCAAAGGGCTAAGCTGGACTCCAGAGACGCTACGGTGGTTTTAAATGCTGACATGTGGACTGGATGTGCTTTCTTCAGATAGAAATCCCTCTGCACGCCCTCCCTGTCCACGTTATGTGGGGACAGAGGTGACATCGCGAAGTTGCTGCAGTTGTCAGGTCTGTAAAACTCGGTTTTTTGGCAGGGGGGTGTGTGGGGCTTGCCCAGCTTTCAGGATGGGATGAGAGTGCTGTCCGAGGCCACAGCTTACTTACTAATTGCCAAAATCGCTGAAGTGTACATCCTGCCAGCAGAGAGCACCTTAATTTACATCCCTCTAGAACCATTGAGGGCCTGAATACAGGGAAGGGTCCTGATCTCAGCAACAgtagaattttaatttctgtcaTCCTCAAAGGATAGAGCATCCACGAGGACATAAGAAGTTCTGTATTGGGGATCAAGGAGTATTTGTTGAACACTGGCCCCCACCCATCTCTCCAGGCTCAATTCCTACTGCGCCCTCCTTCAGTCCCCCAAACGTTCTGGATTTTTCTGTCCCTTGAATCAACCAGACTCTTCCCTGCTGCAGGACCTTTTGCACATGCTTTTCTTACCCTTCGCCTTGGCAAGACTGGCTCCTTTGTGTCATTCAGCCTTTACCCAACTCTTTGAGGAAGCCCTCCCAAGctctcttttagaaaaaaaaaatattgggtgcctgggtggctcagtcagctaagtgtctgactcttgattctgttcaggtcattatctcacggtggtttgtgagattgagcccctgcactgggctctgtgctcacagtgcagagccccctcggattctctctgcctctctctctctcaaaataaataaataacaaataaacattaaaaatatttacttaagtaatctctacgcccagtgtggggctcgaactcacaacccccagatcGAAGGTCGCACGCTCTTCTAAGCCCACCAGATGTCCCCAAACACCCTTTTGAATATTGCCCCTCATCACTTGCTACCATAacactatgttttattttctacatatctCTTATCATTCTCTGAAATGACCCTAGTTATGCAGTTTCTTGACCATTGgggcttaaaaaataattttgtcttttattttattttaaggaatgtctgcccaatgtggggcttgagctcacgaccctgtgatcaagagtcacatgttgtaccaactgagccagccaggtgcccagccACTGGAGGGTTGTTTAACCTTTTTTGCCCTGCAACAAACTTCCAACAAGTTTGCAATCAAGCGTCTGtattaaatattctcttttttcaaatACCCAgcggaagtttttttttttttttttccttcttcaagaCAGTTTACTAGCTTTTATTTGCCTGGAAACTTTCATACTCCAGATTTTGTGGGGACAAGATATTTACCTGCTATCTGCCTGAAATTTGccaaaacaaatagacaaaactgTGGCATCTATTACGTGCAGGGTGCCCCCCGTAGACATGATAtttgcagtgcacaacctgcgtAACCGTAAAAAGCAGACTTAGCCTCTCCCTTTAGATCAGCGCTATCTAATATAGTGACACTTTAGCCACATGGAGCTGTTGAGCATTTGAGATACACTCTTGTGTGACCCACCCTGGCTTTCACAGACAGactagtaaaaaaacaaacaaacaagggcaCTTGAGGGCTCtgtcaagtgtccaactcctggttttggctcgggtcatgatctcatagtctgtgagttcaagccccacatcaggctctgcactgagagtgcggagcctgcttgggattctctctctctgtccctcccatgtactctctttctctctcaaaataaataaatattttataactgttttatattttctacatttttaaatcatggtGCTTGGGATACATGGggttaaatagaatttattattaaaatagctaactttacctgtttctttttaaaatgcagctattataggggtgcctaggtggctcagtcgattaagtgtccgactttggctcaggtcatgatctcatggttcgtgggttagagcctcccatcgggctctgtgctgacagctcagagcctggagcctgtttcagattctgtgtctccctctctctctctgccccccaccccctgctcattctgtctctcaacaataaacattaaaaaataataaaatgtagctactagaaaatttaaaattacatgtatgACTCACATATTTCTACTGGACAAGGCTGAGTTCCCAGTACTTAGCAAGGTCTCAGGTTACAAAGTTGGCCCTTGGTGTGTATCTGCTGAGCGAAGGCAGAAGTCTGGAGCCTTACCTGGCAGGAGTCTCTGCCAGCCTCGTCCCCAGCACAGAACATTGTGGAATCTATCTGTCCCGGATAGGCTTCCCTGCACCTCTTGGCACTTAGCACGGTGATGTTCAAGCACTGGAGGACCTTGGGGAATTTAActgtcagagagacacagagtaaaGCCACAGTGAGCAGtgagaaagacagggagggacagtGCTCAGGGGCAGGCATGGGTGGCCATCAAGAGGGGCCTGGACACTCACTGTTGGGGCTGCTGGTTGTCCCCCAGCCAGATACCATGCATCTGGTGCCAGCAGATGGACACTGGGAGGAGATGTGGATGGGCTTAACATACTGAGTCTCACGGATTCTTCTGTTCAGTTTGATGAGCATGAGGTCATTGGAGTGGCTGGGATGGGAGTAGCCAGGATGGGGGATGGATTTGATCCCATGGAACAGCTGCTGCCCAGATTCATAAACGGGCGACACGGAGTGGTGGCCAAGACGGATTCTGAAAACTCTAGGGAAGATGGTGCAGATTACCAGCAACTCCGATCCCTATGCCCATAGCCAGTGTCAAGCACACCCCAAACCCGCTCCCATCCTGACTCCACCCCATCCCATCCCCAGCCTGAACCCTTGCGGCACAGAGAAGCCAGCCATGTGCGTTCCCAGCATGAGCTAACCAGCCCAGCCTCAAATCCAACCGCCTCCAGCATAACTCTGATCCCAACACTATCCTCAGTCCTACAGCCTTCCCACCCTCAGCCCTATCCCAACCCCATGCATCTCCGCTCCATCCCAATCCCCTCAACTgcacctcccttcccagccccaaATCCAGCCCGTCCCATCCCTGACCCTAGCCCTGATTCTTCACCCACCCCAAACCAACTATATATTCCAACTCCAAATCTCACCCACAAGGCCAACTCCAACCCCATCTTCAACCCCACAGTTATTTCCAATCCCAACACCATGTTCATGTtcatcctcaccccaccccatcccaaacTCTGAAGCCACTCGGAATCACATCTCCATTCCAAACCACGCACCATGTACACTCACCCCAAACCCAAAGCACCCCCAACTCCCACCCCTACTACAATTCTCTCTCCAGCCTAAGTCCTCTCCACCCCATCTCCATCCTTCATCCCATCTCAACTGTACCCCTTCGTCATCCCCGCCGGATCCTCCatgcccccgcccctgctccctgccctgtcCGGCGCCGCTCTTGGAGCCCCACTCACGGCTTCCGGCAGTGGGCGGCTGTGAGCAGCCACTGCGGATGCACCAGCGCGGCCCCGCAGTAGAGCTGATTGGGGCCCATCAACAGTGCTCCCTGCCAAGGCTGGCCGAGCCTGTTGCAGTCGGTTCCATTCACGATGCGGCTGCTGCTGCCTTCGTCTGCCCTGGTGTCCTCCTGGGCCCTGGCTCCAAGGTCCCGGGTGCTCCCAGAGGGCCAGGAGCCGGCGTCAGAAGGATTGTCACAAGAGGTAGCATCATTTGCAAGAacaggctctggggacagaaaatgggcggcgggggggggggggggggggggggggggggggggggggggggggggggggggggcggagcttAGGCACAAGGGGTGGGTCTTAGATCCAAGAGGCGGGGCCAGCAGGGGTAATCTGACTTCAGAAGGGCGCTTACATAGAGGGGGCGGGCCCAGGGCTTTAGAGGCGAAGTCTGGAGTCTAAGAATGAAATCTCTGAGGAAGGGCAAGCCTTAGAACTCAAGGACAGAGTCCAGGATCAGGTGGTTTACTGGACTCTGACTGTACCTCAAGATTCTTGGGAGtgcctatggggcgcctgggtggctcaggtggttaagcgtctggcttcggctcaggtcatgatctcacagttcgtgcgtttgagccctacatcaggctctgtgctgacagctcagagcctggagcaacttggtgggcagggccagggagggtCAAGTTGGACAACCCAAGGGGCGGAGCCAAGgctcagagggtggagcctggGGAAGAGACGGGTGCCCAGGGCTTATTTAAGGGTAAGCCCTCAGCTCCGGAAGTGGGGTCACCGCTAGAGTGGGCAGTTGGAGAGGCCAGGGTCTCTAATGAGCCCAGTAGGGACTGGGCTCTAGGAGCTGCAGACGGGACCAGAAGCGGAGCCTggccaaaaggagagagagccaTCCGGGTAGGGCTTcgctggcggggggcggggtgaggggtgCAGCCCAAGGGGACCCTGACTATGGATAAAGTCTGAATTAGCTAGCAGTGTGGTTGAAGAAAGGGGGCAGAGTCAAGAGCTGGGGGAACAGAACCAGGAAAGTGCTCAGCTAGAGGGCCCTGGTGGGCCCAGGTGGTGGCAGAGAGCAGGCCTAatgcttttacttcctttttacaaaaacttttttgatgtttatttatttttgagagaaagagacaaaagcacgagcgtgggaggggcaaagagacacacacacggaatctgaagcagactccatactctgagccgtcagcacagagcccgacatggggctcgaacccatagactgtgagatcacaccctgagctgaagtcggacacaaccgacggagccaccagCGCCccactgatttttgtttcttgactTCTCCAACCACGAGCGTTACCTCCTGAAGCCTCCTGCCAATACCGCCCCGCTGCAGACACACACGGATACGTCACCCCGTCTCCAGTCCCCCATAGTCTGTTTAGTCGTTCATATTCTTGCTGATGACCCAGAAATGCCAGGCACTGGTGCCACCttcacttacacacacactccaaGAAACAGACAACGGCTGTCACAACTAGGTGctcgcgcgcacgcgcacacacacgcacgtctCCACCGGGATGGCCAGAGGCACAGCTCTACCTCAGGCTACACACACTTCCCAGGCACACGCGCTCGGTACGCGCTTCACAAGGTCTCACGCACCCACTCAGTGTCTCAGCGACGCGTCTGCGTGTATCCATCTCTGTAGAGACCACCGCAGGCGTGTTCTGCACACATCGAACTCGGGAAACCCAGCATGGGACAGGGCAGGTGACCTGGCCTCATCCAGCTGCACACAGCCACCGCCTCCTAGTGACAGCCACTCCAGCACACGCAGCAGCTGCGCCGCCACACAGACGGCCCCCTGTGCACACAGTCACAAACGTGCCTACAGAGAGCCTCAGCCACCAACCCAAGTATGGCCCTGTAGTCTTGCGCTCAGTGGCAGTCACGCGATCGCAAACGGCTCTCTGCAGGTACCTAGCCACACATTTCCATGGTAACAAGCACTTTTGTTACATGCAACCCGGGGACACAGGGACAAGAGCCCCAGACACCTGCAGTCATACACGGTCACACACGTAACGTGCACACAGTCACCCACACAGACACTGAGCCAGTCACGATCCTGTATGTCCACACACAGAGTCACACAGTGACACGCACAGCCTCCAGGATATGAAGTGGTTGTACGACTGGGTGTGCATCACACTGGGTGTGTGTCACACCTGTCACAGCCAGTCACTTGATATGGGAAAagttacccccccccccaccgcggcaggcacacagccacacacaatCGATTGATCCCAAACCTGGACACCGACTCACAGTCACCCAGTCCTGGAGCCATACCCAGTCACAGAGTCTCCCTAAGACAGACATTCCAGGGTCACTCAGAGAGTCAGCCACAGCCCCACCCACAGGGAGGCGACAGGCACACACAGGGGTTCTGGTTACCTGTCACCCCCAGGATCAGAGCTATGATCAGGGCACTGACCATCCACGTCCAGCGGGGTCCTGCTGCAGCCATGGCCAGTGGCAcctggtggggagagagggcagggtgGCCCAGGTGATTCTAGGACCTCCCTTCCTTCCCGGTCCCATttcccagggcagagagggaccACCAGGACATTGCCCTCCAGTCCCCCGGAGCTACAGACTTCAGAGGAGCAGACATCCCGCCCTCCCCAGTTGGGCAAGGAGGGAGCATATAGAGATAGTGGGGGCGCAGCCAAGACCAGAACCAGCCACAcacacctctccctccctgtggTCTTCCCCAGGCCTCACCTGCTTGGCCCCCAGGTAGGGGGTGGGGAACCCGCTCCCGGCTCAGGGCTCAGCCGCAGACTTCTCAGGCCTGCACCCTCCTGCCGCGCCTCCTCCTGGGCTCCCGGCACCCGGCACCGGCCTGGGTTATAACCACCCACTGATCCCCGGGGCGCATTCCCAGGGAGTGAGGCGCCCCGCCAGGCCTCGGCAATCActcctcctgcctgccccccacctccgctCCCAGAGCACCCCCCCACCCAGTCCCAAAGGCCACTCCCTAATTCCCTGGCCCAGTGCGggggggagatggagaggggtCTCCACGGGGCTGGTCCACTTGGGcctgcaccccctgccccccagcctcccattCTTGCTTCTGACCTGCTCTGTGCTCTCTTCTTGGTGCCAGGATTTTGCCTTATTTTCCGTGCCTTTTACTCCTTCCGCTTCTGTCCCCACCTAGTAGGCTTCCCATCTGTgtctctggttttttttccaAACGCTTACAgccttctttatctgtttttgcGTCCCTCTAAATCTTTCTGAGTCTTTCTCAATATAAAGCGTCCACC
Protein-coding sequences here:
- the KLK5 gene encoding kallikrein-5, with the protein product MAAAGPRWTWMVSALIIALILGVTEPVLANDATSCDNPSDAGSWPSGSTRDLGARAQEDTRADEGSSSRIVNGTDCNRLGQPWQGALLMGPNQLYCGAALVHPQWLLTAAHCRKPVFRIRLGHHSVSPVYESGQQLFHGIKSIPHPGYSHPSHSNDLMLIKLNRRIRETQYVKPIHISSQCPSAGTRCMVSGWGTTSSPNIKFPKVLQCLNITVLSAKRCREAYPGQIDSTMFCAGDEAGRDSCQGDSGGPVVCNGSLQGLVSWGDFPCAQPNRPGVYTNLCQFTKWIQDTIQSNS